The window CGCTCGTGTCGCTCGGTCTGGCGATTCCGGCGGCACTGGGCGCACTCATCGCGCGTCGCGCCGCCCGCCGGGCAGACCGGCAGGCCCGTGGCGAGCCGGGACCGCTGCACGAGCGGTTCGGCCCCGACGACGACGAGCCGGAGAACTGAAAACGCCTAAGCGGGCCGCCCGTGTCCACCCGTGCATGCGACTGGAGGAGTACTGGGGCATCGGCCCGAAGACGTCCGAACTGCTCACCGAGGAGCTGGGCGTCGAGCGGGCCATCGAGGCCATCGAGTCGGCGGACACACGAGCGCTAACCACGGCCGGCCTCTCCCGGGGGCGCGCGACGCGCATCCTCCGGCGGGCGACCGGGGCCGAATCGATGGACTTGCTCGCCACCAGAGACACCCGCGACGTGTACAAAGAACTGCTCGACCTCGCCGAAGAGTACGCGGTCACGGCGGATGCGGCCGACAGCATCCGGGTGCTGACGCCGCTACCGACCCGCGAGGCGATGGACGAGCGGCTGGACGACGTACTCGAAGCGCGGGACACGTGGGCTGGCCTCGCCGACGAGGACCAGCGGGCCGTCCTCGACGCCTTTGCTGCCTTCGACGCGGACGGAGGGGAACTGGCCGCGGTCGACGTGGCGCTTGCCCTCCGGGACACCGGCATCGAGAACGGAGTGTTCGAGCCGCTAGCGGCCATCGACGGCGAGTCCCTGTCGGCGGGCCGGGCAGCACTCGCCGGCCTCGCGGGCGACAGCGAGTCCGTCGGCGAAGGGGCCGACGAGGAACTCGACCGCCTGCGCGACCAGCTGGGGCAAATCGAAGACCTCGCGGCCGCCTCGATGGAGGTCGTCGAGGCCGTACAGGAGGGCGCGCGGCGGCCCGACGAGTTCCAGGACGCGCTCGTCCGCCACGTCACGACCGAGACAGGTATCGACGCCGCCAGAGTCCGAGACGCGATGCCACGAGAGGCGACCGACGCGCGTGACTTCGTCGACGTGGCGCTCAGGGAGCTTCGGACCACGCTGCGAAGCGACGTGCAAGACCGTGAGCAGGCGGTCGCCGACCGGCTGGAAGACGACCTCTCCGACGCCCGCGAGGACATCGACGCCGCGGTCGAGGCGGTGGACGACATCGCCTTCTCCGTCTCGCTCGCCCGCTTTGCCATCGCGTTCGACCTGACACGGCCCAGCTTCGTCGAGGACCGCAAGACTATCGCAGTCAAGCGCGCTCGGAACCTCAGTATCGCCGACGCCGAGAGCGTCCAGCCGGTTACCTACGCTATCGGCGACCACGCGCTGGAGCTGGACCGGGCGAACCAGCCGCCCAGCGGCGACCGCGTGGCCGTCCTGACTGGCGCGAACTCCGGCGGGAAGACGACCCTGCTGGAGACGCTGTGTCAGGTGCAACTGCTGGCCCAGATGGGGCTGCCGGTCCCCGCCGAGGCCGCCGAGGTGGGCGTCGTCGATACCGTCGTGTTCCACCGCCGGCACGCCTCGTTCAACGCCGGCGTCCTCGAATCGACGCTGCGCTCGGTCGTGCCGCCGCTGACCGAGAGCGACCGGACGCTGATGCTCGTCGACGAGTTCGAGGCCATCACCGAACCCGGCTCCGCCGCCGACCTGCTGCACGGGCTGGTGACCCTGACCGTCGACCGCGACGCCCTCGGCGTGTTCGTCACCCATCTCGCGGAGGACCTCGAACCCCTGCCCACCGAGGCCCGCGTCGACGGCATCTTCGCTGAGGGGTTGAATCAAGAGCTTGAACTCCAAGTGGACTATCAGCCCCGCTTTGGCACTGTCGGGAAGTCCACCCCGGAGTTCATCGTCTCCCGACTGGTTGCGAACTCGAACGACCCTGTCGAGCGAAACGGGTTCGAGACACTCGCCACAGCCGTCGGCGAAGAGGCGGTTCAGCGGACGCTTTCCGACGCGCTCTGGACCGACGAGTAGCGCAGCGCGGTTACGACAGCGACCTGGCGACGACTTGCTCCTCCCCTTCGACTGCTTCGGCGACGGTAGCCAGAAGCTGCCGAACCTCTCGGCGATTGTACCACCTGATGATCGGTGCGAGGAGAGTCTCTGGGAGTGGTCCCGGAACCTCGTAGTCGGCCGCGTAGGTGAGGCGCGTGCCGCCGTCCTCGGGTTCGAACCGCCAGGCGATGCGCCCCGTCAGGTCACCACGCATCTCGTAGACGATTCGCTCCGGCGGTTCGTACATCGACGCTCGAACTTCGCCGGTAAACGTGAGTCCGAACATCGTGTACTCGTAGGCAGCGCGGTTCCCACCGTTTGGCAGGCGCTCGATGCGGTCGGCACGCGTCAGGCTCGGCGTGACGGTCGCCTGATTCGACGGCTCGTCCATGAACACGAACACCGTCTCGACTGGCGCATCGAGCCAGCGGTCGTCGGAGGTGTGGACCGTCATATGTGGCAGTTCGCGCTCCAGTATCTTACAGGCTCGGCCACACAGACCAGCAGACCAGTCCGGGATCAGAATACTTCGACCGGTCCCGGCGGCTACAGCCGGCGAGTGCGGCGTGACTGTACTCGGCTCTTCGAGTCGCGTCGCCGCCTACCGATGACAGCGGCGAGGTATCGTCGGTCCATAGATCTGGACTTCCCGGCAGGAGTCGAACCTGCGCCGGGCGAAGGCCCGGATCCGTCTGGAACGTTCGGGAAGGCAGTGACGAGGCGGTGCTTACGCGTCACCGGTCACGTCGACGCGGTTGACCGCCATCACGCCGAACCCCTCTTGGAGGAGTTCAGTGCGGCCATCGACAGTGTTCTGTTCGTCGTTGACCCGCAGTGTCAGCGACACGTCGGCGTCGACCCGGATGTCGGTCCAGGTGGGCCGCACGCTGGTCACGCGGTCGACGGCCACGTCTTCGACGCCGTCGACGGCCGCGAGGACGTCGGCGACACCGGCTTCGAGGGTCTCGGACCCGCCACGCGGAACGCGCAGTGATACGTCGGCCGATACCTCGGTCGGGGGGGTCGCCTGCAGCGACATAACGCCGACGGCCGGAGTCGAACCGGGCCGAGAGGGCACTCACCAATCGAGTCGCGTCGGTCGGGGGCTGCGCGGGTGGCGGGCGCGTGCGTCCGGCTTGGAGCGGCCGGTGACGGATTCCCACACCGGGGCGGTGGGGAACCCGAGGGCTGGACAGCGAGATAGCTACACGATGCAGTGCAGGCTCAGGGCCGAGTGGGGACATACCGGCAGACCACACTGACCGGCGCAGGCCTCTCAGACGGAGCAGTCGAGCGGTGGGTGGAGTCCTGCTGCTCGACAGTGAGCCAAATCGAATCGCCGCCGCAGTGCGGCG of the Haloarcula rubripromontorii genome contains:
- a CDS encoding SRPBCC family protein, which gives rise to MTVHTSDDRWLDAPVETVFVFMDEPSNQATVTPSLTRADRIERLPNGGNRAAYEYTMFGLTFTGEVRASMYEPPERIVYEMRGDLTGRIAWRFEPEDGGTRLTYAADYEVPGPLPETLLAPIIRWYNRREVRQLLATVAEAVEGEEQVVARSLS
- a CDS encoding MutS-related protein gives rise to the protein MRLEEYWGIGPKTSELLTEELGVERAIEAIESADTRALTTAGLSRGRATRILRRATGAESMDLLATRDTRDVYKELLDLAEEYAVTADAADSIRVLTPLPTREAMDERLDDVLEARDTWAGLADEDQRAVLDAFAAFDADGGELAAVDVALALRDTGIENGVFEPLAAIDGESLSAGRAALAGLAGDSESVGEGADEELDRLRDQLGQIEDLAAASMEVVEAVQEGARRPDEFQDALVRHVTTETGIDAARVRDAMPREATDARDFVDVALRELRTTLRSDVQDREQAVADRLEDDLSDAREDIDAAVEAVDDIAFSVSLARFAIAFDLTRPSFVEDRKTIAVKRARNLSIADAESVQPVTYAIGDHALELDRANQPPSGDRVAVLTGANSGGKTTLLETLCQVQLLAQMGLPVPAEAAEVGVVDTVVFHRRHASFNAGVLESTLRSVVPPLTESDRTLMLVDEFEAITEPGSAADLLHGLVTLTVDRDALGVFVTHLAEDLEPLPTEARVDGIFAEGLNQELELQVDYQPRFGTVGKSTPEFIVSRLVANSNDPVERNGFETLATAVGEEAVQRTLSDALWTDE